The following proteins are encoded in a genomic region of Anaerolineales bacterium:
- a CDS encoding thiamine-binding protein: MQLDPNRTVNVSVQILPLVDDLFPLIDRAIRVIQASGVKHEVDPMETVMEGPLDQLLEVAKAAHLACMNAGAETLVTLIKIGDRAGGTSMESKVAKYRRR; the protein is encoded by the coding sequence ATGCAGCTCGATCCGAACCGAACCGTCAACGTCTCGGTACAGATCCTCCCTCTGGTGGATGATCTGTTTCCCTTGATCGACCGCGCCATCCGGGTGATCCAGGCGAGCGGCGTCAAGCATGAGGTCGACCCGATGGAAACGGTGATGGAAGGCCCGCTGGATCAGCTGCTCGAAGTGGCCAAGGCCGCCCACCTGGCGTGTATGAACGCCGGAGCGGAAACGCTGGTGACGCTGATTAAGATCGGCGACCGGGCCGGCGGCACGAGCATGGAGTCCAAGGTCGCCAAGTACCGCAGGCGCTAG
- a CDS encoding ABC transporter permease: MPDRENNVRSWLRQIFPVLLVVGLAVLAWAALTAGGGLPAFILPSPADVARAGWRTRSLLLPALGTTLLETFIGLAVSVVLGVTLAAAVDLSTFLRRALYPILVASQTVQILAIAPLLIIWFGFGMTSKVLIVVLICFFPLALNTADGLASADPDLVALFRAMGARRGQIWRMIRMPSALPGFFSGLRIAVTYSVVGATIAEWVGGTQGLGLYMLRSKNALATDQVFVAILITSAVSIGLFVLVTMIERAALPWYYSAQRKEQWDEAGIF, from the coding sequence ATGCCCGATCGGGAAAACAACGTGCGAAGCTGGCTGCGCCAGATCTTCCCTGTGCTGCTGGTCGTGGGCTTGGCGGTGCTGGCCTGGGCGGCACTGACCGCCGGCGGCGGACTGCCAGCCTTCATCCTGCCGTCTCCGGCCGACGTTGCCCGTGCCGGCTGGCGGACTCGCAGCCTGCTCCTGCCCGCCCTCGGGACAACCTTGCTCGAAACATTCATCGGCCTGGCAGTGTCGGTCGTGCTCGGGGTCACGCTGGCGGCGGCGGTCGACCTGTCCACCTTCCTGCGCCGGGCCCTGTATCCCATCCTGGTCGCCTCGCAGACCGTTCAGATCCTGGCCATCGCACCCTTGCTGATCATCTGGTTCGGCTTCGGCATGACCTCCAAGGTGCTGATCGTCGTCTTGATCTGCTTCTTCCCGCTGGCATTGAACACCGCCGATGGGCTGGCCTCGGCCGATCCCGACCTGGTGGCGCTCTTCCGCGCCATGGGCGCCCGGCGCGGACAGATCTGGCGCATGATCCGCATGCCGTCGGCCCTGCCGGGCTTCTTCTCCGGCCTGCGCATCGCCGTCACCTACAGCGTGGTCGGCGCCACCATCGCCGAGTGGGTCGGCGGCACCCAGGGCCTGGGACTGTACATGCTGCGCTCGAAGAACGCCCTGGCGACCGATCAGGTGTTCGTCGCTATCCTGATCACGTCTGCCGTCAGCATCGGTCTGTTCGTGCTGGTGACCATGATCGAGCGCGCCGCCCTGCCCTGGTACTACTCCGCCCAGCGCAAGGAGCAGTGGGATGAGGCGGGGATCTTCTGA